Below is a window of Agathobacter rectalis ATCC 33656 DNA.
AGTTACGGTTGTGCTTGGCTTTTTGGTGTGCAGCCGTGGTCTGCAGAATGGGCTCGAGAAAATCAGTAAATTTATGATGAGTGCTCTGCTCTTGCTTATCATTGTCCTTGCGGTGCACAGTATCACACTTTCAGGGGCTTTGGAAGGAGTGAAATTCTATCTTGTTCCAAATCTGGATGCGGTCTCTGAAATTGGAATAAAGAATGTAATAACAGCGGCCATGAATCAGGCGTTTTTTACGCTGAGTCTGGGTGTGGCCGCAATGGAGATATTCGGCAGCTATATGGGAAAGGACTGCACTCTTGCAGGTGAGGGTGCCAAAATATGTGCTCTTGATACATTTGTGGCTATAATGTCAGGCCTTATCATTTTCCCGGCTTGCTTCAGCTATGGGGTGGAGGTAGACGCAGGACCAAGCCTTATCTTTATCACTTTGCCAAATGTGTTTGTAAATATGCAGGGAGGCCGCATATGGGGCTGTCTTTTCTTCATGTTTATGACCTTTGCCAGCTTTTCAACCGTTATTGCGGTATTTGAGAATATTATGTCGTTTGCCATTGATATGTTTGGCTGGTCCAGAAACAAGGCTGCGCTAATAAATGGTGTGATAATACTTATTGCAAGTATGCCATGTGTACTTGGATACAATGTGTGGAGCAATCTGCACCTCATAGGAGGCAGGGATGTGCTTGACAGCGAGGACTTTATGGTAAGCAATCTGCTTCTCCCAATTGGCTCACTGGTTTATCTGCTTTTTTGTGTGACAAAGTGGGGCTGGGGCTTTGATAAGTATATAGATGAGGCAAATACAGGATCAGGACTTAAGATTTCAAGGAAGCTTAAACCGTATTTTCAGTTCATACTGCCGCTTTTAATTTTGTTTATTTTTATCCAGGGATTGATATAGTTATGTAGTTTTTGAAAATCAGACAGGAGAGTGTAAAATATGTTAGACCAGAATACCTTTATAGAGACAGTGCAGAGCGTGGCCGAGATTATCAGGACATCAGCGGAGCCGATAGGCAGAGATGAAATCATGTCTTATTTTAAGGATATGGAGCTTAATAAGGCGCAGGAGGATATGGTATTTGAATTTCTCATCACACCGCATGAGCAGGAGAATGAGAGTGCAGGCGATTATGAGGATGAATCACATGAGGACGAATTACATGGGGATGAATCGTCTGAAAATGCTGCATTGAACAATATAATTTACTCAGAAGGAGATTCGATGGCTGCCATAGCAGGTGGAAAGAATAATAAGGCCAAGCAGGATAATGAAGCTGAGCCTGATATAGACGAGGACAGCCTTATCCCGGATTCACCTATGTTTAGGATGTATCTTGAGGAGCTTGAAGAGATACCTGATTACACAAAGGCCGAGCAGGACGATATGTACAAAAAGCTGCTTGCAGGTGATGAGAGTGTGATACACACTATATCAAATTTCTGGCTCAAAAGTGTGCTTGCCATGGCAAAGAAGCTTGCCGTTACATCAGAGGGCTTTGAGGACGTAGTACAGGAGGGAAACATGGGACTTTTCATGTGCCTTACTGAGCTCTGTGGCTGCGGGGATGAGATAGATGTGGAAAAAGAGCTTTTGGATGCCATAGAGGAGTCTATGAAAGAGTGTATCAGGGAGCAGACCGGTGAGGATGAGAGCGAGAATACTGTGGTAGGAAAGGTTTCATTAGTAAACCGTGCAGTGGAGAAACTAAAATCCGATAAGGGTTTCGAGCCGAGTCTTAGTGAGCTTTCAGGCTACACCGGCGTGGATGAGGAGGAGCTTGAAAAGCTTCTGGAGCTTATCAAAAAGGCTGATGTGGAGAAAAATAAACAGGACAGTAAATAATCTGTGGCATTTGTAGATTTGTGTCATATATTAAACCATACCTGAATATATGAAAGGATGGAAAATATATGGCACGATTTACTAATCAGGCACAGCTTCGTTATGGCAACAATGTAGCCAATTCAAATATAGCAGTCGGAGAAATACTGGAGGTGCTTTCTGCTACGAAAACAGCAGTCAAAAACACCTACAATCAAAACGATACAATAACCTATGTGGTGAGCATCGTAAACTCCGGAAATACCGCGATAAACGGTCTGACACTTTCTGACAATCTAGGTGCTTATACCTTTAACACCAACACTCTTGTACCATTAACCTATGTGAATAATACCACAAAATACTATACAAACGGCACACTCCAGGCAGCGCCTGCAGTAACCCAGGGACCGCCTCTTAGCATAACAGGCATAAATGTCCCGGCAGGTGGCAATGCAACTGTCATCTATGAGGCAGCGTTAAATGAGTATGCTCCTCTTGGCACAGAGGCATCTGTCACAAACACCGCTACAGTAAGCGGCACAGGAATCACTCCGGTCACAGCAGCAGAGACAGTAAATGCCGAGGCTGCACCAAATCTTGCAATTACTAAGTCAGTAAGCCCTGTTCCTGTGACGGAAAACGGTACACTGACCTATACCTTCAGGATTCAAAACTACGGAAGCGTTGCGGCAACCAATACCACAGGCGTGGTTATAACAGACACATTTGCTCCGGTTTTGAACAATCTTACAGCCGCATTAAACGGCACAGCCTGGACCGCAGCTACAGATTACACTTACAATGAGGCGACAGGCACATTTTCGAGCACGGCAGGTGCAATCACTGTTCCGGCTGCAACCTACACACAGGATAGCACAACCGGTGCGTGGATTGTCACACCGGGTGAGAGCACACTTGTCATCACCGGAACAGTGTAGCGGCAGAGGTGATTAATTTTAAGAATTGTTTAATTTAAGGGATAAAAGTTGAAATATTGATACTAAATATGTAAAATATATATAGCTGTTTATGAATAAGATGATGAAGATGATCATCGGCAGTTTAAAATGATTAACCGGGGGATAAGACAAATGAATAATGCACAGTTAGTGATAGACGAAGTAAAAAAGGCAGTAAAGGGCAAGGATGATTGTATCATCAAGGCATTTGCTGCCTTTTTGGCAGGTGGACATATACTGCTTGAGGATGTGCCGGGAGTGGGAAAGACTACGCTTGCAGTAGCTTTTTCAAGGGCGATGGCGCTTGTGAATCACAGAGTACAGTTCACTCCGGATGTGCTGCCTGCTGATATACTTGGCTTTTCGATGTATCAGAAGCAGACCGGAGAGTTTGTGTACCGCGAGGGTGCCGTGATGTGTAATCTGTTTCTGGCAGATGAGATTAACAGAACAAGTCCCAAAACACAGTCTGCGCTCCTGGAGGTTATGGAGGAGGGAAATGTCACTGTGGATGGAATAAGCAGGAAGGTCCCGGAGCCGTTTATAGTGATGGCCACTCAAAATCCAAAGGGCAGCGCCGGTACACAGTTGTTGCCGGAGTCACAGCTTGACAGGTTTATGATATGTATGAGCATGGGATATCCTTCACATGAGGCAGAGGTGGATATCGCAAAGGGCAAAAGTGTGAAGGCTGATGAGTATACGATAAAGCCTGTTATGAATGCACAGGGACTTGTTGAGATGCAGGGAGAGGTTGAACAGGTGTTTATACATGACAGTATTTATTCGTACATTGTGGATCTGGTTGATGCGACAAGGACAAGTCCGTACATTGAGCTTGGAGTGAGTCCGAGAGGTACGATTGCGTGTGTTAGGATGGCAAAGGCATATGCGTATCTGAGTGGGCGAAGCTATGTCATACCATCTGATGTGGTTTCTGTATTTGCGGATGTGACAAAGCACAGAATCGTGCTAAATACCAAGGCGAGAGTATCACACGTATCAGAGCTTTCAGTGATAGATGAGATACTAAAGGCTGTAAAACAGCCGACAACTTATGTGAAAAAGGCAGGTAATCGTGATTAGTTTTTTGATAGGAATAATTACTGCGGCAATAGTTTTTTATATGTCGATGATATACGGTAATGCTGCGCTGGCACTGCTTGGCTGCTTTATGTGTGTGTTTATGGTGCTGACATTTATAGCATTGCTTGTAAAGGCGCACCGGGCGGTGGCAGCTATAAACATTCCGATAGCTATCGCCACACAGGGCGAGAGTATCAGGGTGAGTCTTTCCTGCCGGCTGAAGGAGGCAGGCTTTTATGGTGTAAAATACCGTGTAACGGTGAAAAATAATTTATCCGGCGAAAAAAGTACAAAATGGCTGTCAGGAGGCAGTGATTTTTTGTACAGCGTGAACCTGTGCGGCAATTATGAATTTGAGCTTGTAAGGATAAAGCTATATGACTTTTCAAGGCTTTTTTATGTCACGAAAAGAGTTAAAAAATATGCAAATGTTGAGGTGATGCCGCAGATTGATGAGATTCCTGTCAGGATAACGGACAGAGTGAGAAATTTCTTTGGGGATTCTGATATCTATGATGATTTAAGACCCGGATATGATCCGTCGGAGCTGTTTGATGTCAGAGAGTTTCAAAACGGTGACAGGCTGCAGAGTGTGCATTGGAAGCTTTCTGCAAGGACTGATGAGCTGATGGTAAAGGAAAACAGCCTGCCAAAGGCATGTGCCGTGGCCATAGTCGCAGACTTAAAGGGGATAAAGAAGGGCAGACAGACGGATGCATTTATGAAGCTTCTTGTCTCACTTTCCTTTTCGCTTATGGATCAAAAATGCTCTCATTATGTGGCGTGGTATGATACCGCCATAAACGATATTGTGAGAGCCAGAGTGGATGACGAGGAGGGCTTTTACATATTTTTGAACAGTTTTCTTAAAATAAAGCCGGATACAAAAAATGATGCACTTTTTTTGTATGAGGAAAAGTACCGGGCAGAAAAGCTTGTGTGTCTGCTTAGTGTGGACGGAAGACTTCAGATAAAAAGGGGAGAGGAGATAGTTGGCAGAGCGGATGAAAAAAACGAGATTGTCATTTAGGAAAAGCAGATGGCAGAGATCTGATACAAATGAGATAAAGCCTGATTATAATAATGTATTTACAGTGCTTGGTGTCCTGCTTACTGAACTTGCCAATGCAGCTGCAGCAGTACTTCTTACGGTGTGTGCAGTGTCTGTTGTGAATACGACCGTTTCACATGTGAGATGCCCATATTATGTGTATGTGTGGCTGTTTATTTTTTCGGTGATAAGCGGCTTTATAAACAGGCTTACATCGCTTGACACAAGAAAATGGGTGCGCCATGCGATAAATACGGGGCTGCTGCTTGTATTTGTGCTTGGAGTGTTTATTGCAAACTGGCAGGCTGCAGAGCATATAAAAGACGGCTTTTTGTATGTAAAGGGCAGGTATCTTGAGATAATAAATGTGTACTATGGCACTTCATTTGTCTGTCCAAAGGGCGATAAAGCCTTTGCGGGGGCGTTTGTTGGCTTTGTATCGTTTATAGTTATGCTTTTGCTGGTGACACTGGCGGTTCAAATTAAAAGAAAACGCATGCTCACATTATTTCCAACGCTTATGCTTGCGGTACAGCTGTGCATAGGCAAAAGCCCAAGTGTCAGCGAGGTTGTTATGCTCACGCTGTGTACACTCTGGTGTCTTATCGCAGATGGCAACGCACGCACAGTGGCAGGATATGATGCAAATGGCAGTGCACAGGGCAATGAGGCTTTAAGGATAGCGGCGGCGTTTTTATACATGGCGGCGGTGTCTGCAGTACTTTTCATATGTGTATTTTCATTTAAACCTCTTGCTGATACACTTGCCGATAAAAAGCCACAGATGCTTGCCTTTCAAAAGGATTTGGAGGGCAGCGTAAAATCATTCTTCAGCGTGGGGATTGATTTACAGGATGGCACGGTTAGTAATCACTATCCAAGCTACAGTGAAAAAACAGTGATGACGGTAGAAGCATCATCAGGCGCACCTTCTAATATTTATCTGAGAAGCTTCTACGGTGATACCTATGAGAATGGCAGATGGATTAAAAAGTCTGATTTTTCCGGGATGGAAAAAGAGTATCATGATGCTTCAAGGATGACAGCCTGGCAGACTACAATCGGATTAGCAACGCTGCTTGATGGTTATTATGATGATGAGACCAATCCGGCCACCGAAAAGTATACAATCACGATGGAGAAGCTTTCCACCAAATACGCCTATTTACCGTACTGTATAGACCCATACAGTATAGATGCCAAGGGTGATATAGATTTTGACGAAGACTTTTTTATCACAAAGGATAAAGGGACAAAGACTATCGAGGTGTCGGCGTGCCCCGGCTTTTTCGATGGTAGTCTGGAAATGTCTATCCTTGAGCCGGAGCAGCCTCTTGAGGTCAATAATGATTTCTATGCGGCATACAATAATTATGTAATGGAAAACTATACTGCAAAGCAGGGTGGTGACGGGATTGTTGCGGAAGATGCAAAGTGGCTTCTTAGGACAGGACAGCTCACAAGCAATATGATGTATACAGGCTATATAAGAGAAAATGATGCCAACAGGATTGCGGCAGCACAGCTGGTGCAGCAGTTTCTGACATCGAAGGCTTTTAAGTACAGCAAAAATCCTCCTTCCACAGGTGGTAAGGATGTAGTTGAAAATTTCCTCTCAAATAGCAGACAGGGCTTTTGTGTGCATTTTGCATCGGCTGGCACGATGATACTCAGACAGATGGGCGTTCCATGCCGTTATGTAAGCGGATACTGTGCAAAGGAGGACAGCTTCAAATCCGGTGAAAATGATGAGGATATATGTGAGGTGAAGGATTCGCAGTCGCATGCTTGGGTTGAAATATATCTGGATGATTTCGGATGGATTCCGGTGGAGATGACACCGGGATATTTTGAGTATGTGACAGGTGA
It encodes the following:
- a CDS encoding AAA family ATPase is translated as MNNAQLVIDEVKKAVKGKDDCIIKAFAAFLAGGHILLEDVPGVGKTTLAVAFSRAMALVNHRVQFTPDVLPADILGFSMYQKQTGEFVYREGAVMCNLFLADEINRTSPKTQSALLEVMEEGNVTVDGISRKVPEPFIVMATQNPKGSAGTQLLPESQLDRFMICMSMGYPSHEAEVDIAKGKSVKADEYTIKPVMNAQGLVEMQGEVEQVFIHDSIYSYIVDLVDATRTSPYIELGVSPRGTIACVRMAKAYAYLSGRSYVIPSDVVSVFADVTKHRIVLNTKARVSHVSELSVIDEILKAVKQPTTYVKKAGNRD
- a CDS encoding sodium-dependent transporter, yielding MKRESFKSRLGFILVSAGCAIGIGNVWRFPYVTGQNGGGIFVLFYLIFLVCMGLPVLTMELAVGRASRKSAVMSYKALEKEGSKWHIHGWIAMLGCYMLMMYYTTVSGWMVAYFFKFLKGDFTSGMNTDDTAAAFGNMLADPKQMAFWMIVTVVLGFLVCSRGLQNGLEKISKFMMSALLLLIIVLAVHSITLSGALEGVKFYLVPNLDAVSEIGIKNVITAAMNQAFFTLSLGVAAMEIFGSYMGKDCTLAGEGAKICALDTFVAIMSGLIIFPACFSYGVEVDAGPSLIFITLPNVFVNMQGGRIWGCLFFMFMTFASFSTVIAVFENIMSFAIDMFGWSRNKAALINGVIILIASMPCVLGYNVWSNLHLIGGRDVLDSEDFMVSNLLLPIGSLVYLLFCVTKWGWGFDKYIDEANTGSGLKISRKLKPYFQFILPLLILFIFIQGLI
- a CDS encoding transglutaminase-like domain-containing protein; this translates as MKKTRLSFRKSRWQRSDTNEIKPDYNNVFTVLGVLLTELANAAAAVLLTVCAVSVVNTTVSHVRCPYYVYVWLFIFSVISGFINRLTSLDTRKWVRHAINTGLLLVFVLGVFIANWQAAEHIKDGFLYVKGRYLEIINVYYGTSFVCPKGDKAFAGAFVGFVSFIVMLLLVTLAVQIKRKRMLTLFPTLMLAVQLCIGKSPSVSEVVMLTLCTLWCLIADGNARTVAGYDANGSAQGNEALRIAAAFLYMAAVSAVLFICVFSFKPLADTLADKKPQMLAFQKDLEGSVKSFFSVGIDLQDGTVSNHYPSYSEKTVMTVEASSGAPSNIYLRSFYGDTYENGRWIKKSDFSGMEKEYHDASRMTAWQTTIGLATLLDGYYDDETNPATEKYTITMEKLSTKYAYLPYCIDPYSIDAKGDIDFDEDFFITKDKGTKTIEVSACPGFFDGSLEMSILEPEQPLEVNNDFYAAYNNYVMENYTAKQGGDGIVAEDAKWLLRTGQLTSNMMYTGYIRENDANRIAAAQLVQQFLTSKAFKYSKNPPSTGGKDVVENFLSNSRQGFCVHFASAGTMILRQMGVPCRYVSGYCAKEDSFKSGENDEDICEVKDSQSHAWVEIYLDDFGWIPVEMTPGYFEYVTGENPFDYIGVNGKKTNTGAAYNDSEHMNDTAADEDAANEDTKNTDAENDDTAKDDTSKAAANSTSGDGSEKAYGSQSGADKRTDAQNSKTRLHIPPVILKTSLCVIFLTALTAIIVYIKRRRNILWEARLEKRVKKCRYSRAAIMINNRIYKGLGHPSKNRTDELYLANLKEKYCGPDYCGIHWDEYMRIIQKAVYSSEGITGEECFMVMETWRRLEKKDIRHNSQKNMYKNSMINKK
- a CDS encoding DUF58 domain-containing protein; amino-acid sequence: MISFLIGIITAAIVFYMSMIYGNAALALLGCFMCVFMVLTFIALLVKAHRAVAAINIPIAIATQGESIRVSLSCRLKEAGFYGVKYRVTVKNNLSGEKSTKWLSGGSDFLYSVNLCGNYEFELVRIKLYDFSRLFYVTKRVKKYANVEVMPQIDEIPVRITDRVRNFFGDSDIYDDLRPGYDPSELFDVREFQNGDRLQSVHWKLSARTDELMVKENSLPKACAVAIVADLKGIKKGRQTDAFMKLLVSLSFSLMDQKCSHYVAWYDTAINDIVRARVDDEEGFYIFLNSFLKIKPDTKNDALFLYEEKYRAEKLVCLLSVDGRLQIKRGEEIVGRADEKNEIVI